A DNA window from Streptomyces canus contains the following coding sequences:
- a CDS encoding transketolase — translation MNTGELVELAQQLRVDSVRSSAAAGSGHPTSSMSAADLMAVLLANHFRYDFDRPEHPGNDRFVLSKGHASPLLYSAYKAAGVVDDEELLTFRKLGSRLEGHPTPRKLPWVETATGSLGQGLPVGVGIALSGKRLDRTGYRVWVLCGDSELAEGSVWEAAEHAGHEHLDNLTAIVDVNRLGQRGPTRHGHDLDAYARRFQAFGWHTVEVDGHDVDAVDRAYGEAESTKGQPTAILARTLKGKGVADVEDREGLHGKPLKNADDAIEELGGVRDLRVQVHEPPAARMLHAVRSGHLELPRWDTGEEVATRNAYGQALTALGTGRGDVVALDGEVGDSTRTEFFAKEHPDRYFECYIAEQQMVAAAVGLAARGWVPYAGTFAAFLTRAYDFVRMASISGAGINLVGSHAGVAIGQDGPSQMGLEDLAMMRAIHGSTVLYPCDANQTAHLVAEMAGLDGIRYLRTGRGESPVIYGPEEEFPIGGSKVLRSSESDRLTVVAAGVTVHEALKAAEALDQEGIRVRVVDLYSVKPVDRATLRQAAEDTGCLLTVEDHREEGGLGDAVLDAFADGRPVPRLVRLAVRTMPGSASPEEQLHAAGIDAESIAAAGRLLVEQAIVP, via the coding sequence GCTTCGTGCTGTCCAAGGGCCACGCCTCCCCGCTGCTGTACTCCGCGTACAAGGCGGCCGGTGTCGTCGATGACGAGGAGTTGCTGACCTTCCGCAAGCTCGGCAGCCGTCTCGAAGGACACCCGACGCCGCGCAAGCTGCCCTGGGTCGAGACGGCGACCGGATCGCTGGGCCAGGGACTGCCGGTCGGCGTCGGCATCGCGCTGTCCGGGAAGCGGCTGGACCGCACCGGCTACCGCGTGTGGGTGCTGTGCGGCGACAGCGAGCTCGCCGAGGGCTCGGTCTGGGAGGCCGCCGAGCACGCCGGTCACGAGCACCTCGACAACCTCACCGCGATCGTGGACGTCAACCGGCTCGGCCAGCGCGGCCCCACCCGGCACGGCCACGACCTCGACGCCTACGCCCGCCGTTTCCAGGCCTTCGGCTGGCACACGGTCGAGGTCGACGGGCACGACGTGGACGCCGTCGACCGCGCGTACGGCGAGGCCGAGTCCACCAAGGGGCAGCCCACCGCGATCCTCGCCCGCACGCTCAAGGGCAAGGGCGTCGCCGACGTCGAGGACCGCGAGGGACTGCACGGGAAGCCGCTGAAGAACGCCGACGACGCCATCGAGGAGCTCGGCGGCGTACGCGACCTCCGTGTCCAGGTGCACGAGCCGCCGGCCGCCCGCATGCTGCACGCCGTCCGCTCAGGGCACCTCGAACTGCCCCGCTGGGACACCGGCGAGGAAGTGGCGACCCGGAACGCCTACGGGCAGGCCCTCACCGCCCTCGGCACCGGACGCGGAGACGTCGTCGCCCTCGACGGCGAGGTCGGCGACTCGACCCGTACCGAGTTCTTCGCCAAGGAACACCCCGACCGCTACTTCGAGTGCTACATCGCCGAGCAGCAGATGGTCGCGGCCGCCGTGGGACTCGCCGCGCGCGGCTGGGTGCCGTACGCCGGCACCTTCGCGGCCTTCCTCACCCGCGCCTACGACTTCGTGCGCATGGCCTCCATCAGCGGGGCCGGCATCAACCTCGTCGGCTCGCACGCGGGCGTCGCCATCGGGCAGGACGGGCCCAGCCAGATGGGCCTGGAGGACCTGGCGATGATGCGGGCGATCCACGGCTCGACCGTGCTGTACCCGTGCGACGCCAACCAGACCGCCCACCTGGTCGCCGAGATGGCGGGCCTGGACGGCATCCGCTATCTGCGTACGGGTCGCGGCGAGAGCCCGGTGATCTACGGCCCCGAGGAGGAGTTCCCGATCGGCGGCAGCAAGGTGCTGCGCTCCTCCGAGAGCGACCGGCTGACGGTCGTCGCCGCGGGCGTCACCGTGCACGAGGCACTGAAGGCCGCCGAGGCGCTGGACCAGGAGGGCATCCGCGTCCGGGTCGTCGACCTGTACTCGGTCAAGCCCGTCGACCGCGCCACCCTGCGGCAGGCCGCCGAGGACACCGGCTGTCTGCTGACCGTGGAGGACCACCGCGAGGAGGGCGGTCTCGGCGACGCCGTCCTCGACGCCTTCGCCGACGGCCGGCCGGTACCGCGCCTGGTGCGCCTGGCCGTCCGTACGATGCCGGGCTCGGCCTCGCCCGAGGAGCAGCTGCACGCCGCGGGCATAGACGCCGAGTCGATCGCGGCTGCCGGCCGGCTGCTGGTGGAGCAGGCGATCGTGCCGTGA
- the ligD gene encoding non-homologous end-joining DNA ligase has translation MTGDDTRSVRVGKRTVEVHRPDKVLFPGGDGAKEYTKGDLVDYYRSVAPFMLPHLRGRPLMLERHPDGVTGPRFMQKNTPDSYPEWIGRVEVPKEGGTVCHTVCDDTATLLYLADQASLTLHRWLSRVASVERPDRMVFDLDPAGDDDFAAVHEAARLLGELLDELKLPSALMTTGSRGLHVIVPLNGRHDFDEVRKFARDVADTLVAGRPDRLTTAARKKDRGDRLYLDVQRNAYAQTAVAPFTVRAKPGAPVATPMAWDQLDDPGLDARRWTIADAVGQARSNPWAGVMAKGRALGPARRRLNALMPS, from the coding sequence GTGACCGGGGACGACACACGGTCGGTACGGGTGGGGAAGCGCACCGTCGAGGTGCACCGGCCGGACAAGGTGCTCTTCCCCGGCGGCGACGGCGCCAAGGAGTACACCAAGGGCGATCTCGTCGACTACTACCGGTCCGTCGCGCCCTTCATGCTGCCGCACCTGCGGGGCCGTCCGCTGATGCTGGAACGGCATCCGGACGGAGTCACCGGCCCCCGGTTCATGCAGAAGAACACCCCGGACAGCTACCCGGAGTGGATCGGCCGCGTCGAGGTGCCGAAGGAGGGCGGCACCGTCTGCCACACTGTCTGTGACGACACCGCCACTCTCCTGTACCTCGCCGACCAGGCCTCCCTCACCCTGCACCGCTGGCTGTCCCGGGTGGCCAGCGTCGAGCGGCCCGACCGGATGGTCTTCGACCTCGACCCGGCCGGGGACGACGACTTCGCCGCGGTCCACGAGGCGGCCCGGCTGCTCGGGGAACTGCTCGACGAGCTGAAACTGCCCTCGGCGCTGATGACCACCGGCTCGCGCGGGCTGCATGTGATCGTGCCCCTCAACGGCCGGCACGACTTCGACGAGGTCCGGAAGTTCGCCAGGGACGTCGCCGACACCCTGGTCGCGGGCCGGCCCGACCGGCTCACCACCGCCGCCCGGAAGAAGGACCGCGGCGACCGCCTCTACCTCGACGTACAGCGCAACGCCTACGCGCAGACCGCCGTCGCACCCTTCACCGTACGGGCGAAACCCGGCGCTCCCGTGGCCACCCCGATGGCCTGGGACCAGCTGGACGACCCGGGCCTGGACGCTCGCCGCTGGACCATCGCCGACGCGGTCGGACAGGCCCGCAGCAATCCGTGGGCCGGGGTCATGGCCAAGGGGCGCGCCCTCGGTCCCGCCCGGCGCAGGCTGAACGCGTTGATGCCCTCTTGA
- a CDS encoding gas vesicle protein GvpO, giving the protein MSNTKNSSESRNSRSAPEGAEKDTEERVAENRRPNPMEVLRNARTQLAELIGMAAENVSSFEQTEDGWALEIEVLELPRVPDTMSLMASYQVELDPEGQLTGYRRVRRYERGRADAHRRGGR; this is encoded by the coding sequence ATGTCGAACACAAAAAACTCATCGGAATCACGGAATTCACGAAGTGCCCCCGAAGGGGCAGAAAAGGACACCGAAGAGCGCGTGGCGGAAAACCGGCGGCCGAATCCCATGGAGGTGCTGCGCAACGCGCGCACCCAGCTGGCCGAGCTGATCGGCATGGCCGCCGAGAACGTGTCGTCCTTCGAACAGACGGAGGACGGCTGGGCGCTCGAGATCGAGGTCCTGGAGCTGCCCCGCGTGCCCGACACGATGAGCCTGATGGCGAGCTACCAGGTCGAACTCGACCCGGAAGGACAGCTCACCGGATATCGGCGCGTTCGCCGTTATGAACGCGGGCGCGCGGACGCACACAGGCGGGGCGGCCGTTAG
- a CDS encoding gas vesicle structural protein GvpA gives MTVVPAQQSGGGGGSSGLYDVLELVLDRGLVIDAFVRVSLVGIEILKIDVRVVVASVDTYLRFAEACNRLDLEAGPRKDPGLPDLVGEMTESGARGKSKGALSGAAETISGAFKQAREEGQTESRPRARKATSSRRKEEEE, from the coding sequence ATGACCGTTGTCCCGGCACAACAGAGCGGTGGCGGAGGCGGCTCCAGCGGCCTCTACGACGTTCTGGAACTGGTCCTCGACAGGGGTCTCGTCATCGACGCGTTCGTACGGGTCTCCCTTGTCGGCATCGAAATCCTGAAGATCGACGTCCGGGTCGTGGTGGCCAGCGTCGACACCTACCTGCGCTTCGCCGAAGCGTGCAACCGGCTGGACCTGGAGGCCGGGCCGCGCAAGGACCCCGGCCTGCCCGACCTGGTCGGCGAGATGACCGAGTCCGGCGCCCGCGGCAAGTCCAAGGGAGCGCTCTCCGGTGCCGCCGAGACCATCTCCGGTGCTTTCAAGCAGGCCCGTGAGGAGGGCCAGACGGAGTCCAGGCCGCGAGCCCGCAAGGCGACGTCCTCGCGCCGGAAGGAGGAAGAGGAGTGA